One genomic window of Polyangium aurulentum includes the following:
- a CDS encoding AAA family ATPase: MIQRAAFTNFKSLRGLACEFARFTVIVGPNGSGKSSVLDGLHYLAQSTHRSVHAIMQAPWSPAALRSRGTAGEMTLELEGQFEGTDARVAMRVAFAEGQAWMATVDLQWGEQKSTVKEPYRPPHPKHPRPDLRAMDALAKVLGTARRLRLDPHKLSAASYREGDEELPRLGFDGSGLASVLADMALRMPDAFHELQAAARAVVPALERIRLQPAKVHRTERQRIQVDETEFVQPVERSVWGHQMVLDFAGAPDVLAPLASEGTLLAIGLLAALHAEPRPRILLLDDIDQALHPRAQGELVNQVRRVLEQRPELQVVATSHSPYLLDHLDAHEVLLTATGPDGSTACASLREHPDFERWKETAKAGELWSFVGEDWVLRRAGSHAA, encoded by the coding sequence ATGATCCAACGGGCCGCTTTCACGAACTTCAAATCCCTGCGCGGCCTGGCGTGCGAGTTCGCACGGTTCACCGTGATCGTCGGTCCGAACGGGTCTGGCAAGAGCAGCGTTCTGGACGGCTTGCACTACCTCGCGCAGAGCACGCACCGTAGTGTCCACGCGATCATGCAGGCGCCCTGGTCGCCCGCGGCGCTCCGGAGCCGAGGCACGGCCGGGGAGATGACGCTCGAGCTCGAGGGGCAATTCGAAGGCACCGACGCGCGCGTCGCCATGCGCGTGGCATTCGCAGAGGGCCAAGCGTGGATGGCCACGGTCGACCTGCAATGGGGCGAGCAGAAGAGTACGGTAAAGGAACCGTATCGCCCCCCTCACCCGAAACATCCTAGGCCCGATCTGCGCGCCATGGACGCGCTTGCAAAGGTGCTGGGTACGGCGCGCAGGCTCCGCCTCGATCCTCACAAGCTCTCGGCGGCTTCCTATCGAGAGGGCGACGAAGAACTTCCGCGGCTCGGCTTCGACGGCAGCGGCCTGGCCTCGGTGCTGGCCGATATGGCCTTGCGCATGCCGGACGCATTCCACGAGCTACAAGCGGCGGCCCGCGCGGTCGTCCCGGCGCTCGAGCGCATCCGGCTACAGCCTGCCAAAGTCCATCGTACCGAGCGCCAGCGCATTCAAGTCGACGAGACCGAGTTTGTACAGCCCGTGGAACGCTCGGTATGGGGCCACCAGATGGTCCTCGACTTTGCAGGAGCGCCCGACGTGCTCGCGCCGCTCGCGAGCGAGGGCACGCTCCTCGCCATCGGCCTCCTCGCGGCACTCCACGCCGAGCCACGGCCACGGATCTTGCTTCTCGATGACATCGATCAGGCGCTCCATCCGCGCGCCCAGGGCGAGCTCGTCAATCAGGTGCGCCGCGTGCTCGAGCAGCGTCCGGAATTGCAGGTCGTCGCGACGAGCCACTCGCCCTACCTCCTCGATCACCTCGACGCGCACGAGGTTCTGCTCACGGCGACGGGCCCCGACGGGTCGACAGCGTGCGCGTCTCTGCGGGAGCATCCCGATTTCGAGCGGTGGAAGGAGACCGCGAAGGCGGGCGAGCTCTGGAGCTTCGTGGGAGAGGATTGGGTGCTCCGGCGCGCGGGAAGCCACGCGGCATGA
- a CDS encoding vWA domain-containing protein encodes MSFLSAAALLAALLVVAPIAAHLLRRRQAEEQPFPPAHLVPPTKPAARRRSMLEDRSLFAVRALAVLALAVLGATPFVRCARLGIARKDGASVALAIVIDDSLSMRAPLGGGPGGEGKKTRFERSLEAARELTRGLNNGDAVAIVLAGAPARVALASTTNMAAVAGALEGITPSDRATDLDGAMTLARELLRGVAHVDRRVVLLSDLSDGSPGAPPIAGSGDVATWAPLPELSAGAASDCAITRADLRAGKVRARVVCSPPAEEGVAAGAMAQAPTIAVSASSGRSIELRAGGKVLQSLPLGASIRAEEVVLDMPADAPEEVTVGLTPGDSIAEDDEAPVVAAGGALPIAVVVDTAASHVATGGPPPIEQAFAAMHLDAEVRPLPSVPDNPDELNAFAGLIVDDVPGFTPEGRRSLAAWVERGGVVLLTFGPRAAAAPLGAGFDPLVPGVVRWGPSPAKGADVASAVFFGPSAAGLDNLDPDGRAALEPAASAGADLLARWSDGAPLLLRRSLGRGAVLVLTLPLSVEESDFVLRPAFLALLDRFVGTARARGGARRIEVGDAFTFDGFKDAAIARLPSRAGEERQEIPVVEQDGRRRAVAPLSGRYEVRLDGERSIRVATVPEREIDFRSRQVADSARGETLGGVAPSIDASPYVALGLLGLLVLELFLRTVGQRRDEAAGAQS; translated from the coding sequence GTGAGCTTCCTGTCCGCGGCCGCGCTGCTCGCCGCGCTGCTCGTGGTGGCCCCGATCGCGGCGCACTTGCTCAGGCGCAGGCAGGCCGAGGAGCAGCCGTTCCCTCCCGCGCACCTCGTGCCCCCCACGAAGCCGGCGGCGCGGCGGCGCAGCATGCTCGAGGACCGCTCGCTCTTCGCGGTGCGCGCCCTGGCGGTGCTCGCGCTCGCGGTGCTCGGCGCGACGCCGTTCGTGCGCTGCGCGCGGCTCGGGATCGCCCGCAAGGACGGGGCGTCGGTGGCGCTCGCGATCGTGATCGACGACTCGCTCAGCATGCGCGCCCCGCTCGGCGGAGGCCCCGGGGGCGAAGGGAAGAAGACCCGGTTCGAGCGCTCGCTCGAGGCCGCGCGAGAGCTGACGCGAGGGCTCAACAACGGCGACGCGGTGGCCATCGTGCTCGCCGGGGCACCCGCGCGCGTGGCGCTCGCATCGACGACGAACATGGCCGCCGTGGCGGGCGCGCTCGAAGGGATCACGCCGTCCGATCGCGCGACGGATCTCGATGGGGCCATGACGCTCGCGCGCGAGCTCCTGCGCGGCGTGGCGCACGTGGATCGGCGCGTGGTGTTGCTCAGCGATCTGAGCGATGGATCGCCCGGGGCGCCGCCGATCGCCGGGAGCGGGGACGTGGCCACCTGGGCTCCCTTGCCCGAGCTTTCCGCGGGCGCTGCGAGCGATTGCGCGATCACGCGGGCGGACCTTCGCGCCGGCAAGGTGCGCGCGCGGGTCGTGTGCAGCCCGCCGGCCGAAGAGGGCGTCGCAGCCGGGGCGATGGCGCAGGCGCCCACGATCGCGGTGTCCGCTTCCTCGGGTCGATCGATCGAGCTGCGCGCCGGGGGCAAGGTGCTGCAATCGTTGCCGCTCGGCGCCTCGATCCGCGCCGAGGAGGTCGTGCTCGACATGCCCGCCGACGCGCCCGAGGAGGTCACGGTGGGCCTCACGCCGGGCGACTCGATCGCCGAGGACGACGAGGCGCCCGTGGTGGCCGCAGGAGGCGCGCTGCCGATCGCGGTCGTCGTGGACACGGCCGCCTCGCACGTGGCCACGGGCGGGCCGCCGCCGATCGAGCAGGCCTTCGCGGCCATGCACCTCGACGCCGAGGTCCGCCCGCTGCCGTCGGTGCCCGACAACCCGGACGAGCTGAACGCGTTCGCGGGGCTCATCGTGGACGACGTGCCGGGGTTCACGCCGGAGGGGCGTCGATCGCTCGCGGCGTGGGTGGAGCGCGGAGGGGTCGTGCTCTTGACCTTCGGTCCGCGCGCGGCAGCGGCGCCGCTCGGCGCGGGCTTCGATCCGCTCGTGCCCGGGGTCGTTCGCTGGGGGCCGAGCCCTGCCAAGGGAGCGGACGTGGCGAGCGCCGTGTTCTTCGGCCCGAGCGCGGCAGGCCTCGACAACCTCGACCCCGACGGCCGCGCCGCGCTCGAACCGGCTGCGTCCGCGGGCGCCGATCTGCTCGCCCGCTGGAGTGACGGCGCGCCCTTGCTCCTGCGCCGCTCGCTCGGCCGTGGGGCCGTGCTGGTGCTGACGCTGCCGCTCTCGGTGGAGGAGAGCGATTTCGTCCTGCGGCCTGCGTTCCTCGCGCTGCTCGATCGCTTCGTGGGCACGGCGCGGGCGCGGGGCGGGGCGCGGCGGATCGAGGTCGGCGACGCGTTCACGTTCGACGGGTTCAAGGACGCGGCGATCGCGCGGCTGCCGTCGCGCGCCGGGGAAGAGCGGCAGGAGATCCCGGTGGTCGAGCAGGACGGCCGGCGCCGCGCGGTGGCGCCGCTGTCGGGCCGCTACGAGGTTCGTCTCGACGGCGAGCGCTCGATCCGCGTGGCGACGGTGCCCGAGCGCGAGATCGACTTCCGATCGCGGCAGGTGGCGGACAGCGCGCGGGGCGAGACGCTCGGGGGCGTGGCGCCTTCGATCGACGCCTCGCCCTACGTGGCGCTCGGGCTGCTCGGGTTGCTGGTGCTCGAGCTGTTCCTGCGCACGGTGGGGCAGCGGCGGGACGAGGCCGCGGGGGCGCAGAGCTAG
- a CDS encoding NAD-dependent epimerase/dehydratase family protein, whose protein sequence is MSEQRPLIILGCGYTGAEAARQALAAGRRVVGTTRSPERASELSRVGVEARVVERLEDEVAHLVPEGADVLVTFPPDGRTDVAIAKALGRARAIAYISSTGVYGDASGHIDEDTPVDGRDAKAAARLGAEEAYRAAGGIVLRAAAIYGPGRGLHVRLAKGEHKVAGGGRNVVSRIHVEDLARLALAALEKAEAGSTFVVADDAPVPQAEVIGWLCARMGVEAPKEVPREALPPTLQHDRAVDGRRIQRALGVGLRYPTYREGFGACLDGGEI, encoded by the coding sequence ATGTCCGAACAGAGGCCGCTGATCATCCTGGGTTGCGGATACACGGGCGCGGAGGCTGCCCGGCAGGCGCTCGCGGCGGGGCGGCGCGTCGTGGGGACGACCCGCTCGCCCGAGCGCGCGTCCGAGCTCTCGCGGGTGGGCGTGGAGGCGCGGGTGGTCGAGCGGCTCGAGGACGAGGTGGCCCATCTCGTCCCCGAGGGCGCGGACGTGCTCGTGACGTTCCCGCCGGACGGGAGAACGGACGTGGCGATTGCAAAGGCGCTCGGGCGCGCGCGGGCGATTGCGTACATCTCCTCGACGGGCGTTTATGGCGATGCGTCGGGGCATATCGACGAGGACACGCCGGTGGACGGGCGCGACGCCAAGGCCGCGGCGCGTCTCGGGGCCGAGGAGGCGTATCGGGCTGCGGGTGGAATCGTTCTGCGCGCGGCGGCGATATACGGACCGGGGCGTGGATTGCACGTGCGTCTCGCGAAGGGCGAGCACAAGGTGGCGGGTGGCGGTCGCAATGTGGTGAGCCGCATTCACGTGGAGGACCTGGCCCGGCTCGCGCTGGCAGCGCTCGAAAAGGCGGAGGCGGGCTCGACGTTCGTGGTGGCGGACGACGCGCCGGTGCCGCAGGCGGAGGTGATCGGCTGGCTATGCGCGCGGATGGGGGTCGAGGCGCCGAAGGAGGTGCCGCGGGAGGCGCTACCGCCGACGCTCCAGCATGACCGGGCGGTGGATGGAAGGCGGATTCAGCGGGCGCTGGGGGTGGGGCTGCGGTATCCGACGTATCGGGAGGGGTTTGGGGCGTGTCTCGACGGGGGAGAGATCTGA
- a CDS encoding carbonic anhydrase produces MEKLLRGICDFRRNKLPALADRFRRLADDGQKPDVLFFACSDSRVEPSLIVSTDPGELFMVRTIGNLVAPASDDGVSVGDVSEASAIEYAVHILGVKHIVVCGHSRCGAMKATLAGREKLTAAPNLAAWLAHAEPARERLARSPFISEALPPEDRLSQANVLVQLDHVATFGGLHDLVHGGKISLHAWWFDVATGDLYVLDEERGGYILLDEAEAERVLSGRAAIHHTHD; encoded by the coding sequence ATGGAAAAACTCCTCCGCGGCATCTGCGACTTCCGCAGGAACAAGCTCCCCGCCCTGGCCGATCGTTTTCGCCGCCTCGCGGACGACGGCCAGAAGCCTGACGTCCTCTTCTTCGCCTGCTCCGACAGCCGCGTCGAGCCGAGCCTCATCGTCTCGACCGACCCGGGCGAGCTCTTCATGGTCCGCACCATCGGCAATCTCGTCGCGCCCGCTTCCGACGACGGCGTCAGCGTCGGCGACGTCTCCGAGGCATCCGCCATCGAGTACGCCGTCCACATCCTCGGCGTGAAGCATATCGTCGTCTGCGGGCATTCTCGTTGCGGGGCCATGAAGGCCACCCTCGCGGGCCGCGAAAAGCTCACGGCGGCGCCCAATCTCGCCGCATGGCTCGCCCACGCCGAGCCCGCGCGCGAACGCCTCGCTCGCTCGCCCTTCATCTCGGAGGCCTTGCCCCCCGAGGATCGCCTCTCGCAGGCCAATGTCCTCGTCCAGCTCGATCACGTCGCCACGTTCGGGGGCCTTCATGACCTCGTCCATGGCGGCAAGATCTCGCTCCACGCGTGGTGGTTCGACGTCGCCACCGGCGATCTGTACGTCCTCGACGAGGAGCGCGGCGGCTACATCCTCCTCGACGAGGCCGAGGCCGAGCGCGTCCTCAGCGGGCGCGCCGCCATTCACCACACCCACGATTGA
- a CDS encoding phytoene desaturase family protein: MTRWDTAVIGSGSGGLTAALALARAGQKVIVLEQHYLPGGWTHSFSLEGYRFSPGVHYIGEIGPGGTARALYEGLGLADDLSFCELNPDGFDHFLIGGERFDVPKGEARYFERLVARFPHEREGLVRYFDAVRRLSDDLLACDENLSFPRVLALPFKARSLVRNCLRTQSALLDDCVRDPMLRAILSAQSGDHGLSPSRVSLPLHARMVTHYYDGGYYPRGGAKRIPSAMIKALRRRGGQIRLRARVKRILVEGGRAAGVELDTGERIEARAVVSNADPAITFGKLLAPPHGERERRKARRMEYSTSLLSVFCATDLDLSSMGFDSGNYWWYRTTDVGGVYERAERALPQGRIDGLFLTITTLKDPGHQRPNGHHTIEMFTFLPWDPFARWAGSLEGRERGYADMKERLGDALVRTAENIIPGLGKSLVFRSVGTPLTNDFYCETVRGAAYGTAKTPLQLGPFSFPLRSSVPGLYSCGASTLSHGVMGAASSGLMVARDILGLRRTSDLLGASDGSIQIVPADRPAEWLTDPEATSGPVAREDLEDVA; this comes from the coding sequence ATGACACGGTGGGACACGGCGGTGATCGGGTCGGGGTCGGGCGGGCTCACGGCGGCGCTCGCCCTCGCGCGCGCGGGACAGAAGGTGATCGTCCTCGAGCAGCATTACCTGCCCGGGGGCTGGACCCACAGCTTCTCGCTCGAGGGGTATCGATTCAGCCCGGGCGTGCATTACATCGGCGAGATCGGCCCCGGCGGCACGGCGCGGGCCCTCTACGAGGGGCTCGGCCTCGCCGACGATCTGTCCTTCTGCGAGCTCAACCCCGACGGCTTCGACCATTTCCTGATCGGCGGCGAGCGCTTCGACGTCCCCAAGGGCGAGGCGCGCTATTTCGAGCGCCTCGTCGCGCGCTTCCCCCACGAGCGCGAGGGCCTCGTGCGCTACTTCGACGCGGTCCGCCGCCTCTCGGACGATCTGCTCGCCTGTGACGAGAACCTCTCCTTCCCGCGCGTGCTCGCCCTGCCCTTCAAGGCGCGGTCGCTGGTCCGGAATTGCCTCCGCACCCAGTCCGCGCTGCTCGACGATTGCGTGCGCGATCCGATGCTCCGCGCCATTCTCTCCGCGCAATCCGGCGACCATGGCCTGTCGCCCTCGCGCGTCTCCCTGCCGCTGCACGCCCGCATGGTCACGCATTACTACGACGGCGGCTACTACCCGCGCGGCGGCGCCAAGCGCATCCCCTCGGCCATGATCAAGGCCCTGCGCCGGCGCGGCGGTCAGATTCGCCTCCGCGCGCGCGTGAAGCGCATCCTCGTCGAGGGCGGCAGGGCGGCGGGCGTCGAGCTCGACACCGGCGAGCGCATCGAGGCTCGCGCCGTCGTCTCCAATGCCGACCCCGCCATCACCTTCGGCAAGCTCCTCGCGCCTCCCCACGGCGAGCGCGAGCGACGCAAGGCCCGGCGCATGGAGTATTCGACGAGCCTGCTCAGCGTCTTCTGCGCCACCGACCTCGACCTGTCCTCGATGGGCTTCGATTCGGGCAATTACTGGTGGTATCGCACGACCGACGTCGGCGGCGTCTACGAGCGCGCCGAGCGCGCGCTGCCCCAGGGCCGCATCGACGGGCTCTTCTTGACGATCACGACCCTCAAGGATCCGGGGCACCAGCGGCCCAACGGGCATCACACGATCGAGATGTTCACGTTCCTCCCCTGGGATCCCTTCGCGCGCTGGGCCGGCTCGCTCGAGGGGCGGGAGCGGGGCTATGCCGACATGAAGGAGCGCCTCGGCGACGCCCTCGTCCGGACCGCGGAGAACATCATCCCGGGGCTCGGCAAGTCGCTCGTTTTCCGCTCCGTGGGCACGCCGCTCACCAACGACTTCTATTGCGAGACCGTGCGGGGCGCGGCGTATGGAACCGCCAAGACCCCGCTGCAGCTCGGGCCTTTCTCGTTCCCGCTCCGGTCGAGCGTACCCGGCCTCTATAGCTGCGGCGCCAGCACGTTGAGCCACGGCGTGATGGGCGCGGCCAGCTCGGGGCTGATGGTGGCGCGCGACATCTTGGGATTGCGGCGCACCTCCGACCTGCTCGGCGCCTCCGACGGCTCGATCCAGATCGTGCCCGCCGACCGGCCGGCGGAATGGCTCACCGACCCGGAGGCCACGAGCGGCCCCGTTGCGCGGGAGGATCTCGAGGACGTCGCCTGA
- a CDS encoding PAS domain S-box protein produces the protein MATDSSPFLVFLEGRRGAIEAELARHLVEHVAFYRDAPPEMVAKGVTNVVTMFLVSIQQGRGAPIIEYIGSVLGERARSGLTLEQSLEVSLAFRKVLSKQALEALAAGVEGAREGFDFFQDVNDRITRNVAMFYRGLLDDAQRALQESETYHRTLYERMPVMLYSIDGEGRIVAMNDLCLQALGYTREEVLGRRSTDFLTEASARYAKEKVLPAFFRSGRCEGIAYQFVRKDGEVMDVLLSAISERDAEGNLIRSRAVIADVSEQMRISRALQESEARYRGLVDLAPDAVAVHRDGRILYINQAGVRMLGARDATQLIGREIAELYPPEQRADARERILRAEARGVVASSEETLTRLDGQSILIEMVGASVVYEGAQALQIVFRDVTERRRAEEAARRSAVQEELIRTQQDLLRALSTPLVPLGYGAILVPLVGSVDAARAEQMLTVLLEGVVAHAARVAILDVTGVPEVGAEVADALVRATRAVRLLGAKVILTGLGPAAARALIELGVELGDLTTRATLRDGILLAFRRGTP, from the coding sequence ATGGCGACAGACTCGTCCCCGTTTCTCGTGTTCCTCGAGGGCCGGCGTGGTGCGATCGAGGCAGAACTCGCGCGGCATCTCGTCGAGCACGTCGCGTTCTACCGAGACGCCCCCCCGGAGATGGTGGCGAAGGGCGTGACGAACGTCGTGACCATGTTCCTCGTCTCGATCCAGCAGGGGCGGGGCGCGCCGATCATCGAGTACATCGGCTCGGTCCTCGGTGAGCGCGCCCGGAGCGGGCTGACGCTCGAGCAGTCGCTGGAGGTCTCCCTCGCGTTCCGCAAGGTGCTCTCGAAGCAAGCCCTCGAAGCGCTCGCCGCGGGGGTCGAGGGCGCGCGCGAGGGCTTCGACTTCTTCCAGGACGTCAACGACCGGATCACGCGCAACGTCGCGATGTTCTACCGCGGCCTGCTCGACGACGCGCAGCGCGCGCTCCAGGAGAGCGAGACGTATCACCGCACGCTCTACGAGCGCATGCCGGTGATGCTGTACTCGATCGACGGCGAGGGGAGAATCGTCGCGATGAACGACCTGTGCTTGCAGGCGCTCGGATACACGCGCGAGGAGGTTCTGGGCCGGCGGTCCACGGACTTTTTGACCGAAGCCTCTGCGCGCTACGCCAAGGAGAAGGTCCTGCCCGCGTTCTTCCGGTCGGGGCGCTGCGAGGGCATCGCGTATCAGTTCGTCCGCAAGGACGGCGAGGTCATGGACGTGCTCCTTTCGGCCATCTCGGAGCGCGACGCCGAGGGGAACCTGATTCGCTCGCGGGCCGTGATCGCCGACGTCTCCGAGCAGATGCGCATATCGCGCGCGCTGCAGGAGAGCGAGGCGCGCTACCGGGGCCTCGTGGATCTCGCGCCCGACGCGGTGGCGGTGCACCGGGACGGGCGCATTCTCTACATCAACCAGGCCGGCGTGCGGATGCTCGGCGCGCGCGACGCGACCCAGCTCATCGGGCGCGAGATCGCCGAGCTTTATCCGCCCGAGCAGCGCGCGGACGCCCGGGAGCGAATCCTGCGGGCCGAGGCGCGCGGCGTGGTGGCGTCGAGCGAGGAGACGCTCACGCGCCTCGACGGCCAATCCATCTTGATCGAGATGGTGGGCGCGTCGGTCGTTTACGAGGGCGCGCAGGCGCTTCAGATCGTGTTCCGGGACGTGACCGAGCGGCGTCGCGCGGAGGAGGCGGCGCGGCGCAGCGCGGTTCAAGAGGAGCTCATTCGCACGCAGCAGGATTTGCTTCGCGCGCTCTCGACCCCGCTCGTTCCGCTGGGCTACGGGGCGATCCTCGTGCCGCTCGTGGGCTCGGTCGACGCGGCGCGCGCCGAGCAGATGCTCACCGTGCTGCTCGAGGGGGTGGTCGCGCACGCGGCGCGGGTGGCCATTCTCGACGTGACGGGCGTGCCCGAGGTGGGCGCCGAGGTCGCCGATGCGCTCGTGCGCGCGACGCGGGCCGTGCGGCTGCTCGGCGCGAAGGTCATCCTGACGGGCCTCGGCCCTGCGGCGGCGCGGGCGCTGATCGAGCTCGGCGTCGAGCTCGGCGATCTGACCACGCGCGCCACCCTGCGCGATGGGATTCTGCTCGCGTTCAGGCGGGGCACACCATAA
- a CDS encoding DUF58 domain-containing protein, with protein sequence MAEPRTPSRSSSAGIPIDWGSLAPLRIKAKSLAEGIYAGTHRSVRKGPGVEFGGHRPYVPGDDLRFFDRRALLRHDRMMIREFETETDRALWLIVDGTASMAYRSPRAPGAKLAYGALIAAALARVALSTGDPVGLEWIGGRGVLHLPPSSGREAFDRVTGALEGAAAAGDASADEGAMDRAIAPVARRARRGSVVVLVSDLLDLPPGALSAFSALGAGGRGLVVLQVLDPTEADLGFSGQVRLRALEGNTVVETDAEEVRATYKARLAAITERWSTEIVARGGRLVEATTDKPPADVVREIVRAIAEARA encoded by the coding sequence ATGGCCGAGCCCCGGACGCCCTCGCGGTCCTCCTCCGCCGGCATCCCCATCGACTGGGGGAGCCTCGCGCCCCTGCGCATCAAGGCCAAGAGCCTCGCCGAAGGCATCTACGCGGGCACCCACCGCAGCGTGCGCAAGGGGCCGGGCGTGGAGTTCGGCGGACACAGGCCCTACGTGCCCGGCGACGACCTGCGCTTCTTCGACCGCCGCGCCCTGCTCCGCCACGACCGGATGATGATCCGCGAGTTCGAGACCGAGACGGACCGCGCGCTGTGGCTGATCGTCGACGGCACGGCCTCGATGGCCTACCGCAGCCCGCGCGCGCCGGGCGCGAAGCTCGCCTACGGAGCGCTCATCGCCGCCGCCCTCGCGCGCGTGGCGCTGTCGACGGGCGACCCGGTGGGGCTCGAGTGGATCGGCGGCCGCGGCGTCCTGCACCTGCCCCCGAGCTCGGGCCGCGAGGCGTTCGACCGGGTGACCGGCGCGCTCGAAGGAGCCGCCGCCGCAGGGGACGCGAGCGCCGACGAGGGCGCCATGGACCGCGCCATCGCCCCCGTCGCGAGGCGCGCGCGGCGAGGCTCGGTGGTGGTGCTGGTGAGCGATCTCCTGGACCTGCCGCCCGGAGCCCTGTCGGCGTTCTCGGCGCTCGGGGCAGGAGGACGCGGGCTCGTGGTGCTGCAGGTGCTCGACCCGACCGAGGCCGATCTGGGCTTCTCGGGGCAGGTGCGGCTGCGCGCGCTCGAGGGCAACACGGTCGTCGAGACCGACGCCGAGGAGGTTCGCGCGACGTACAAGGCGCGCCTCGCGGCGATCACCGAGCGCTGGTCGACGGAGATCGTCGCGCGCGGCGGCAGGCTCGTGGAGGCGACGACGGACAAACCCCCGGCCGACGTGGTGAGGGAGATCGTGCGGGCGATCGCGGAGGCGCGCGCGTGA